One Spirochaeta africana DSM 8902 genomic window carries:
- a CDS encoding type I 3-dehydroquinate dehydratase, with the protein MITVTLCASSGEDARRRGMALDPAASGVELRLDSWAEIPAGELRRSLELLRRRFETVIVTWRLPQDGGACQIARAQRNRRLGELIDEFLPEVWLDLEIEQLNQPDDSRLVTAAQAAGVRLIRSCHAFEPGLDMQRLQALEQIPADQLAKAAVMPGSTADLLQLLQFARSFRPGFQVILGMGEWGIPSRICPRVFGSCWTYAAETARSAAAPGQLGAAELARKYRTHLHHPDTRYFAIFGNPVMHSKSPEFHNERFAEAGKDAAYIPFPLSDATLGEQVIRQWPLQGVSITIPHKHGALGWESAEPVPAVQAVGAANTAVVAGHGIELLNTDVEGFLHPLQERGLNLRGMHCLVIGAGGAARAIVYGLLSSGAQVLVLNRTASRADDLAAAMMQTVPHSTVLAAELPSDGDVRRVCAECWGQDPGLIVQTTQVGMEPAIDADPISGYRFSGDELVYDIIYTPEHTALLRRAAGAGCPVITGRMMFIAQAEAQSRRFLQQLDSRPGFSAGN; encoded by the coding sequence ATGATTACCGTAACACTCTGTGCCTCTTCCGGTGAGGACGCCCGTCGGCGTGGTATGGCGCTGGATCCGGCGGCCAGCGGGGTAGAACTGCGCCTGGATTCCTGGGCCGAGATTCCTGCCGGGGAGCTGCGTCGCAGCCTGGAGCTGCTGAGGCGGCGTTTCGAAACGGTTATCGTCACCTGGCGGCTGCCGCAGGATGGTGGCGCGTGCCAGATCGCACGGGCGCAACGCAACCGGAGACTGGGTGAACTGATTGATGAGTTTTTGCCGGAGGTATGGCTGGACCTGGAGATCGAACAGCTGAACCAGCCTGATGATAGCCGGCTTGTTACTGCGGCGCAGGCCGCCGGGGTACGGCTGATCCGATCCTGTCATGCCTTCGAGCCCGGTCTGGACATGCAGCGCCTGCAGGCATTGGAGCAGATTCCGGCCGACCAGCTCGCCAAGGCGGCGGTCATGCCCGGCTCAACCGCTGATCTGCTGCAGCTGTTGCAGTTTGCCCGCAGTTTCCGCCCTGGTTTCCAGGTGATTCTCGGCATGGGCGAGTGGGGAATCCCCTCGCGGATCTGTCCTCGGGTTTTCGGCTCGTGCTGGACCTATGCTGCCGAGACGGCAAGATCAGCGGCTGCTCCCGGGCAGCTTGGTGCAGCCGAGCTGGCACGCAAATATCGCACCCATCTGCACCACCCCGATACCCGGTATTTTGCCATCTTCGGGAACCCGGTGATGCATTCAAAATCACCGGAGTTTCATAATGAACGGTTTGCAGAGGCGGGCAAGGATGCCGCCTATATACCCTTCCCGCTCAGTGATGCCACGCTTGGGGAACAGGTTATCCGACAGTGGCCGCTGCAGGGTGTCTCGATTACCATCCCACACAAGCATGGAGCACTGGGATGGGAATCCGCAGAACCGGTGCCGGCAGTGCAGGCGGTAGGAGCTGCCAATACCGCCGTGGTGGCCGGTCATGGGATAGAACTGCTGAACACCGATGTCGAGGGCTTCCTGCACCCCCTTCAAGAGCGGGGTCTGAATCTGCGCGGGATGCACTGTCTGGTGATTGGCGCCGGCGGCGCTGCCAGAGCCATAGTCTATGGCCTGCTCAGCAGCGGGGCCCAGGTTCTGGTGCTCAACCGGACTGCGTCCCGGGCTGACGACCTGGCTGCCGCAATGATGCAAACAGTGCCGCACAGCACGGTTCTGGCAGCTGAGTTGCCATCGGACGGGGATGTGCGGCGGGTGTGTGCCGAATGCTGGGGGCAGGATCCGGGATTGATCGTGCAAACTACTCAGGTTGGTATGGAACCGGCTATCGATGCCGACCCGATTTCGGGTTACCGATTCTCTGGCGATGAGCTGGTCTACGACATAATCTACACCCCCGAACATACTGCCCTGCTGCGTCGGGCGGCTGGTGCCGGATGTCCGGTAATTACCGGACGAATGATGTTCATTGCACAGGCGGAGGCGCAGAGTCGACGGTTTTTGCAACAGCTGGATTCGCGTCCTGGGTTCAGCGCCGGGAATTGA
- a CDS encoding putative bifunctional diguanylate cyclase/phosphodiesterase: MSTQNEKPDQTGSSEELREQLSRLDQENHELKRLLNTNPDTGLPIRRLFERRLQARVQMGGGSCGVAVIRLDAAYDRIKDNRDPSKALLVKSILRIRRVLGENIYQSDRADEFLCLLQSDVSAEKFRQLLERVVAAIAARHEPPADDVNFGCHVGVALADADTRGPQELMWKAAMALNEARETGQRILYYSQELGDRTRTREELEADLRDQLRKGFSHFYLLFQPIVNPEGTIVAAEILVRWKHPERGLVPPDVFIPMSEDNGFIRHIGQWALYQSLHTLVDLRQMGFRGYFSVNTSPLQFNQPDLVERVKGILDNHQLHGRVLQLELTEGALLQNTDEVTHKVAELRQLGVRFAIDDFGTGYSSLRYLQDFPVDTIKIDRSFVQGAPEHPNRQEIIRTIQFMARSLKIQTQAEGVETQAEHDFLLQQGCNTMQGYYYSPPVDVNRFSQLITSGRKLPT; this comes from the coding sequence ATGAGTACCCAGAACGAAAAACCGGATCAGACAGGCAGCTCCGAAGAGCTGCGGGAGCAGCTTTCCCGGCTGGACCAGGAAAACCATGAGCTCAAACGCCTGCTGAACACCAATCCCGATACCGGGTTGCCGATTCGCCGGCTGTTCGAGCGTCGTTTGCAGGCGCGGGTGCAGATGGGGGGCGGCAGCTGTGGTGTGGCCGTTATCAGGTTGGATGCAGCATACGATCGTATCAAGGACAACCGTGATCCCAGCAAGGCGTTACTGGTAAAAAGCATCCTGCGGATTCGTCGGGTGCTGGGAGAGAACATCTATCAGTCAGATCGCGCCGATGAGTTCCTCTGTCTGCTGCAAAGTGACGTATCTGCCGAGAAATTCCGGCAGCTGCTGGAGCGGGTCGTAGCTGCCATTGCGGCCCGTCACGAGCCCCCGGCAGATGATGTGAATTTCGGCTGCCATGTCGGTGTGGCACTGGCCGACGCCGATACCCGGGGTCCACAGGAACTTATGTGGAAGGCAGCCATGGCGCTGAACGAGGCCAGAGAGACCGGACAGAGAATTCTGTATTATTCCCAGGAACTGGGAGATCGTACCAGGACCCGTGAGGAGCTGGAGGCTGATCTGCGGGATCAGCTGCGCAAGGGGTTCTCCCATTTTTACCTGCTGTTTCAGCCCATTGTAAATCCGGAAGGAACCATTGTAGCGGCCGAGATTCTGGTGCGCTGGAAGCACCCGGAGAGAGGGCTGGTACCACCGGACGTTTTTATTCCGATGTCAGAAGACAACGGGTTTATTCGGCACATCGGGCAGTGGGCGCTGTATCAGTCCCTGCATACCCTGGTTGATCTGCGTCAGATGGGATTTCGCGGCTATTTCTCGGTAAATACCTCGCCGTTGCAGTTCAATCAGCCGGATCTGGTCGAACGGGTCAAGGGAATTCTGGACAATCACCAGCTGCACGGGCGGGTTCTGCAGCTTGAACTGACCGAGGGAGCGTTGCTCCAGAATACCGATGAGGTAACCCACAAGGTGGCTGAGCTTCGCCAGCTGGGGGTCCGGTTTGCGATTGATGACTTTGGCACCGGGTATTCCTCGTTACGCTACCTGCAGGATTTTCCGGTGGACACCATCAAGATTGACCGTTCCTTCGTGCAGGGAGCACCAGAGCATCCGAATCGTCAGGAGATTATCCGCACCATCCAGTTTATGGCGCGCAGTCTCAAGATTCAGACCCAGGCTGAGGGTGTTGAAACCCAGGCAGAGCATGATTTTCTGCTGCAGCAGGGCTGCAACACCATGCAGGGCTATTACTACAGTCCTCCGGTTGATGTGAACAGATTCAGTCAACTCATAACCAGCGGGAGGAAGCTGCCGACATGA
- a CDS encoding ABC transporter ATP-binding protein, whose amino-acid sequence MSEKLLEVRGLRKTFPVKAGPFSGKTLSLKAVDGVDMDISRGETLGLVGESGCGKTTVGRCLLRLYEPDSGRVFLDPDQHRPAITRTEELDGERAQKLLRIGELELAPPRSRVGRAELRSLQRAARRLQDRADAEARSCDILSMHRPDLKAARRRIQMVFQDPWASLNPMMLVKDLIAEGPREFGTHSGPTLDRWVSELLDKVGLPRAAANRYPHEFSGGQRQRIGIARALAVTPSLIVCDEPVSALDVSIQAQVLNLLISLQDDFDLTYVFIAHDLSVVQYISDRVAVMYLGKMVENAAAPQLYAQPRHPYTISLLSSVPVADPDYQSEGIILQGDVPSPVSPPSGCSFHPRCRYATERCRLETPQLEKDRDGHRIACHNPPNE is encoded by the coding sequence ATGAGTGAGAAGCTGTTGGAGGTGCGCGGGCTGCGCAAAACATTCCCGGTCAAGGCCGGGCCGTTCTCCGGCAAGACCTTGAGCCTCAAGGCAGTTGATGGTGTAGATATGGATATTTCCCGGGGCGAGACCCTGGGGCTGGTGGGGGAGTCCGGCTGTGGAAAAACCACGGTCGGGCGCTGTTTGCTGCGTCTGTATGAGCCTGACAGCGGACGGGTCTTTCTGGATCCTGACCAGCATCGTCCGGCGATCACGCGGACGGAGGAGCTCGACGGCGAGCGGGCTCAGAAGCTTTTGCGGATAGGTGAACTCGAGCTGGCTCCTCCACGGTCGCGGGTAGGACGAGCCGAGCTCCGCAGCCTGCAGCGCGCGGCCAGGCGGCTGCAGGATCGTGCCGATGCCGAGGCGCGCTCCTGCGATATACTGTCCATGCACCGTCCCGATCTGAAAGCCGCACGGCGAAGAATCCAGATGGTGTTCCAGGATCCCTGGGCATCGCTGAACCCGATGATGCTGGTAAAGGATCTGATCGCCGAGGGGCCGCGTGAGTTCGGCACTCACAGCGGACCGACCCTGGATAGATGGGTTTCCGAACTGCTGGACAAGGTCGGGCTGCCGCGTGCTGCTGCCAATCGCTACCCGCATGAGTTTTCCGGCGGCCAGCGACAGCGCATTGGGATTGCCCGTGCCCTGGCGGTAACCCCGAGCCTGATAGTGTGCGATGAACCGGTCAGTGCGCTGGATGTATCGATCCAGGCACAGGTGCTGAATCTGCTTATATCGCTGCAGGATGATTTCGACCTCACCTACGTGTTTATCGCGCATGACCTGAGTGTGGTGCAGTACATCTCGGACCGGGTTGCCGTGATGTATCTGGGCAAGATGGTGGAGAATGCCGCCGCACCCCAGCTCTATGCCCAGCCGCGTCACCCCTATACCATAAGCCTGCTGTCGTCGGTGCCGGTAGCCGATCCGGATTACCAGAGTGAGGGAATTATCCTGCAGGGGGATGTGCCGAGTCCGGTCAGCCCCCCGTCGGGCTGCAGCTTTCATCCTCGCTGTCGGTATGCCACAGAACGGTGTCGACTGGAAACCCCGCAGCTGGAAAAAGACCGGGACGGGCACCGCATTGCCTGTCATAACCCCCCGAACGAGTGA
- a CDS encoding ABC transporter ATP-binding protein, producing MSEKLLEVQNLKTYFTMHGYTVRAVDGVDFHVNRGETLGIVGESGCGKSQTSMSIMRLVPDPPGKIVDGKVLFRGQNLLQLREQEMRQIRGNDISMIFQEPMTSLNPVYTIGYQISEVLMLHRDMGKKEALAESARLLAEVGISDPAARVHEYPFQLSGGLRQRVMIAMAMACEPALMIADEPTTALDVTIQAQILRLMRRLKHERDTAIMFITHDLAVIANFSERVMVMYAGVVVETTTVQNIFKRAMHPYTQGLLGSVPVLGESKFHADGTRRLLQTIPGTLPDPKRPPSGCRFADRCPRAMPKCFQNEPALMYRENGHQVRCFLYGDEIRSTGESDE from the coding sequence ATGAGCGAAAAACTGCTGGAGGTACAGAACCTCAAGACATACTTTACCATGCACGGTTACACCGTCCGGGCAGTGGACGGGGTAGATTTCCATGTAAATCGCGGGGAGACCCTGGGGATAGTCGGTGAGTCCGGCTGCGGCAAGAGTCAGACATCAATGTCGATTATGCGACTGGTGCCCGATCCTCCAGGGAAGATTGTTGATGGCAAGGTGCTGTTCCGGGGGCAGAACCTGCTGCAGCTACGAGAGCAGGAGATGCGCCAGATCCGCGGCAATGATATCTCGATGATCTTTCAGGAGCCGATGACCTCGCTGAACCCGGTGTATACCATCGGGTATCAAATCTCCGAGGTGCTGATGCTGCATCGTGACATGGGCAAGAAGGAAGCGCTGGCCGAGAGTGCCCGATTGCTTGCCGAGGTGGGCATCAGTGACCCGGCAGCGCGGGTGCATGAATATCCCTTCCAGCTCTCCGGCGGTCTGAGGCAGCGGGTGATGATCGCCATGGCAATGGCCTGTGAGCCGGCGCTCATGATCGCGGATGAACCGACCACCGCACTCGATGTGACAATACAGGCCCAGATACTGCGGTTGATGAGACGCCTGAAACATGAGCGCGATACCGCGATCATGTTCATCACCCATGATCTGGCCGTGATTGCCAACTTCAGCGAGCGGGTGATGGTGATGTATGCCGGGGTGGTGGTAGAAACCACCACGGTGCAGAATATCTTCAAGCGCGCAATGCACCCCTATACGCAGGGGCTGCTCGGATCGGTGCCGGTGCTGGGAGAAAGCAAGTTTCATGCTGATGGTACCCGACGACTGCTGCAGACCATTCCCGGCACTCTGCCGGACCCAAAGCGGCCGCCAAGCGGGTGTCGTTTTGCCGATCGCTGTCCACGGGCTATGCCGAAATGTTTTCAGAATGAGCCCGCACTGATGTATCGGGAGAATGGTCATCAGGTTCGCTGTTTTCTGTACGGCGACGAGATACGCAGCACAGGAGAAAGCGATGAGTGA
- a CDS encoding ABC transporter permease: protein MDTNVNSLQTDPPTADDVAADLAAEQDKGQSLWTVYRRRFRKHTLGKVGLVILIVLYSAALFADVLSPFSMAWTDRSKSYHPPTQIQLFHRSDEGRQLRPFVYEQRMVNQARREYGVVPMRTLRAVTIEPRVGRAERRVVSSARSEDERAEAIIDGVRRHYRLDPADPILTRLADEIADIESLGDVDEHRRVELGTRMVEGVEVPIEIWLAKGNKNFLQFFGEGIPYRFLGLTTMHRHFVTSPTGGFFLFGTDQLGRDLLSRLLHGSRVSLSVGILGAAITFIFGIIIGGISGYFGGITDTILMRLSEIVIAFPSLYLLFTLRAAFPPGLDSVQVYLLIVMILSLVGWATLARVIRGMVLSIKTEDYVLSARTMGLSDWKIIRRHVLPNTFSYSIIQVTLAIPGFILGEAALSLLGLGITEPQASWGLMLSVARSTRVVSNFPWILIPGFAIFLAILAWNFLGDGIRDSMDPRSKH from the coding sequence ATGGATACAAATGTTAACTCCCTACAGACAGATCCGCCCACTGCGGACGATGTGGCTGCCGATCTGGCGGCAGAGCAGGACAAAGGGCAATCGCTGTGGACGGTGTACCGGCGACGGTTTCGCAAGCATACCCTGGGTAAGGTTGGCCTGGTAATCCTGATAGTGTTGTATTCGGCAGCACTGTTTGCCGATGTACTCTCGCCGTTCAGCATGGCCTGGACCGACCGCAGCAAATCGTATCATCCCCCGACACAGATCCAGCTGTTCCATCGCAGCGATGAGGGCAGGCAGCTGCGGCCGTTTGTCTATGAGCAGCGCATGGTTAATCAGGCTCGCCGGGAGTACGGGGTGGTTCCGATGCGCACCCTGCGCGCGGTCACCATAGAGCCGCGGGTAGGGCGGGCCGAGCGCCGGGTCGTTTCCAGTGCGCGCAGCGAGGATGAGCGGGCTGAAGCAATCATCGACGGTGTGCGGCGGCATTATCGACTGGATCCAGCCGATCCGATCCTGACCCGGCTGGCGGACGAGATTGCCGATATCGAATCCCTGGGGGATGTTGATGAGCATCGGCGGGTAGAGCTGGGAACCCGTATGGTGGAAGGGGTCGAGGTGCCAATCGAGATCTGGCTCGCCAAGGGCAACAAGAACTTCCTTCAATTTTTTGGCGAGGGGATTCCTTACAGATTTCTCGGGCTGACTACCATGCATCGGCACTTTGTAACATCGCCTACCGGTGGGTTTTTCCTGTTCGGTACCGATCAGCTGGGGCGGGACCTGTTGTCCCGACTGCTGCATGGCAGTCGGGTTTCGTTGTCGGTGGGGATCCTCGGCGCGGCGATTACCTTTATCTTCGGGATAATCATTGGCGGCATCTCCGGCTATTTCGGGGGGATAACCGACACTATCCTCATGCGGCTGTCCGAGATTGTGATTGCATTTCCCTCGCTGTACCTGCTCTTTACCCTGCGGGCAGCCTTTCCGCCCGGGCTTGACTCGGTTCAGGTGTATCTGCTGATCGTTATGATTCTCTCCCTGGTTGGCTGGGCTACCCTGGCACGGGTTATTCGCGGCATGGTGCTGTCGATCAAAACCGAGGATTATGTCCTGAGTGCGCGAACCATGGGGCTGTCGGACTGGAAGATAATCCGGCGCCATGTACTGCCGAACACCTTCAGCTACTCGATTATCCAGGTAACCCTGGCAATCCCCGGGTTTATTCTGGGTGAGGCGGCGCTCAGTCTGCTGGGCCTGGGGATTACCGAACCACAGGCCTCCTGGGGGCTGATGCTGTCGGTAGCCCGCAGCACACGCGTGGTCAGCAATTTTCCCTGGATTCTGATTCCCGGGTTTGCCATTTTTCTGGCAATTCTGGCCTGGAATTTTCTTGGCGACGGGATTCGTGACTCTATGGATCCGCGCAGCAAGCATTGA
- a CDS encoding ABC transporter permease: MNTIFLATITERVNWRWTFLLDPLLWLVLTTIGGLGAAAGLFAAEVLMWLFRLVWLSPMMLMFILRRLVHMIPIVLAVVAIGFGLIQLAPGDVFTRMVMNPNIRPEDLEVFRQQFGLDQPWYIQFFRYIWNALRGNFGYSMTLRAPVFFLVQQRAAATILLSVTALIFAWVVSIPFGIIAAVNQYKWKDQVISFFAFFGLAIPNFFLAFLLLYVISTFGFRLLPIGGMTSIDHAQMSGVGQVLDIARHLILPAFVIGTSQMAQLTRYMRGNMLEIMNQQYIVTARAKGQTENKVIYRHALRNAINPMITILGFQLGLIMSGAALVENVIGWPGLGRLILEALLQQDLYMVVGSLIYGVILLVIGNLIADILLALVDPRIRVN; encoded by the coding sequence ATGAACACTATTTTTCTTGCAACCATAACAGAACGGGTTAACTGGCGCTGGACCTTTCTGCTGGATCCATTGCTCTGGCTTGTACTGACAACCATCGGCGGACTGGGAGCTGCAGCAGGGCTGTTTGCTGCAGAGGTGCTGATGTGGCTGTTCCGTCTGGTGTGGCTCAGTCCTATGATGCTGATGTTTATCCTGCGACGACTGGTGCACATGATTCCGATCGTGCTGGCGGTGGTTGCAATCGGGTTTGGTCTGATTCAGCTGGCACCGGGCGATGTGTTTACCCGTATGGTAATGAATCCGAACATCCGCCCGGAGGATCTGGAGGTCTTTCGGCAGCAGTTCGGTCTGGATCAGCCGTGGTATATCCAGTTTTTCCGCTATATCTGGAATGCGTTGCGCGGGAATTTCGGGTACTCCATGACTCTGCGGGCACCGGTTTTTTTTCTGGTGCAGCAGCGGGCTGCGGCCACCATTCTGCTGTCGGTGACGGCGCTGATCTTTGCCTGGGTTGTCAGTATTCCGTTCGGTATTATTGCGGCGGTTAACCAGTACAAGTGGAAGGATCAGGTGATATCCTTTTTTGCCTTTTTCGGACTGGCGATCCCGAACTTTTTTCTGGCGTTTCTGCTGCTGTACGTGATCTCCACTTTCGGCTTCCGGCTGCTGCCGATCGGCGGGATGACGAGTATCGATCATGCCCAGATGAGCGGTGTCGGTCAGGTTCTTGATATCGCCCGGCACCTCATATTGCCGGCATTTGTAATCGGAACCAGTCAGATGGCTCAGCTGACCCGCTACATGCGCGGCAACATGCTGGAGATAATGAATCAGCAGTATATCGTAACCGCGCGAGCCAAGGGGCAGACAGAAAACAAGGTGATTTATCGGCATGCGCTCCGCAATGCAATCAACCCCATGATCACCATACTCGGATTTCAGCTGGGGCTGATCATGTCGGGGGCAGCGCTGGTGGAGAATGTCATTGGCTGGCCGGGGCTGGGACGGCTGATTCTGGAGGCGCTGCTGCAGCAGGATCTGTATATGGTGGTTGGCAGTCTGATCTACGGGGTTATCCTGCTGGTAATCGGGAACCTGATTGCCGATATTCTGCTGGCACTGGTTGATCCTCGGATACGGGTGAATTAA
- a CDS encoding ABC transporter substrate-binding protein, protein MRLRLVGIGVVLAILLAGCGDQEVVDIEESGYGQFEGLVEVVYSEWEQGQPGGRFVFSVFGSDPRTFNTIVAAETSTTDVTDRLYARPVRRNQMTLEWEPWAAESWEISEDERTVTYTLREGMQWSDGEPVVASDFVDAVNEIYLDPVVETNYRNGLMPSGEPTVWETIDERTFSVTMPFVYAGIFNASYVPPLPMHIMRPIIEEQGVEAMNTIWGVDVDVTEVVGNGPFVLRSYDAGQRVVLERNEYYFEEDEWGTPLPYLDEVVIEFLPDQDTQLQRFLSGDHDFLHMRGEDVSIALDRKDDVGFEVYSVGPRASSNFIAFNQNPNGISEPELTWLSNKTFRQAMAHLVDRESMVNNIQFGYGYPQYSFVPVISPYYWEGAPEASFPYDLEAAGDLLDSIGYVDQNGDGWRQDPDGNRISLDFRTNAGNREREAIGEMYAQDAAEIGIELNFQPEDFNTMVGRLTSTFDWNLILIGLTGSVDPISGANVYPSRGNLHMIEPSQESPRREWEARVDEAWDYANNTTDEQQRIDGYRTIQEIWIEEVPWVHTTNAALVHAYRNEWGNIFPQPVNDYEWDGILHRIYQK, encoded by the coding sequence ATGAGGTTACGCTTGGTAGGGATTGGCGTTGTGCTGGCAATTCTGCTGGCTGGGTGCGGCGATCAGGAGGTCGTGGATATCGAGGAGAGCGGCTACGGTCAGTTCGAGGGGCTGGTAGAGGTCGTGTACAGCGAGTGGGAGCAGGGACAGCCAGGCGGCCGGTTTGTGTTCTCGGTGTTTGGCAGCGATCCTCGCACCTTTAACACCATTGTGGCAGCAGAAACCTCGACCACCGATGTGACCGATCGACTGTATGCCCGGCCGGTACGACGCAACCAGATGACCCTTGAATGGGAGCCTTGGGCTGCCGAGAGCTGGGAGATATCCGAGGATGAACGTACCGTGACCTACACCCTGCGGGAGGGTATGCAGTGGTCAGACGGCGAGCCGGTGGTCGCCAGCGATTTTGTAGATGCGGTAAACGAGATATACCTGGATCCTGTCGTAGAGACCAACTATCGTAACGGCTTGATGCCCAGCGGGGAGCCGACCGTGTGGGAAACCATCGATGAGCGTACCTTCTCGGTTACCATGCCGTTTGTCTATGCCGGCATCTTTAATGCAAGCTATGTGCCGCCCCTGCCGATGCACATCATGCGCCCGATTATCGAGGAGCAGGGTGTAGAGGCAATGAATACCATCTGGGGCGTAGACGTAGATGTTACCGAGGTTGTTGGTAACGGTCCGTTTGTACTGCGCAGCTATGATGCCGGCCAGCGGGTTGTGCTGGAGCGCAACGAGTACTATTTCGAAGAGGATGAGTGGGGAACCCCGCTGCCGTACCTGGACGAGGTGGTCATCGAGTTTCTGCCGGATCAGGATACTCAGCTGCAGCGCTTCCTGTCCGGGGATCATGACTTTCTGCACATGCGCGGTGAGGACGTTTCCATTGCCCTGGATCGCAAGGACGATGTCGGCTTTGAGGTCTACAGTGTCGGTCCGCGGGCATCATCGAATTTTATCGCCTTTAACCAGAATCCGAACGGGATCAGTGAGCCCGAGCTTACCTGGCTGTCCAACAAGACCTTTCGACAGGCAATGGCCCACCTGGTCGACCGCGAGTCGATGGTAAACAATATCCAGTTCGGCTATGGCTATCCGCAGTACAGTTTTGTGCCGGTAATCTCACCGTACTATTGGGAGGGCGCGCCGGAGGCATCATTCCCGTACGATCTCGAGGCCGCCGGGGATCTGTTGGATTCCATCGGATATGTCGATCAGAACGGCGACGGCTGGCGCCAGGACCCGGACGGGAACCGGATCTCGCTGGATTTCCGCACCAACGCCGGTAACCGCGAGCGGGAAGCAATCGGCGAAATGTACGCGCAGGATGCTGCCGAGATCGGGATCGAGCTGAACTTTCAGCCGGAGGACTTCAACACCATGGTCGGGCGGCTTACCTCTACCTTTGACTGGAACCTGATCCTGATCGGGCTTACCGGCTCGGTCGATCCGATCAGTGGCGCCAATGTGTACCCCTCCCGCGGAAACCTGCACATGATCGAGCCGAGTCAGGAAAGTCCGCGACGTGAGTGGGAAGCTCGTGTCGACGAGGCCTGGGACTATGCCAACAACACCACCGATGAGCAGCAGCGTATCGATGGTTATCGCACCATCCAGGAGATCTGGATCGAAGAGGTGCCGTGGGTTCACACCACTAACGCCGCCCTGGTGCATGCCTATCGTAATGAGTGGGGCAATATCTTTCCCCAGCCGGTGAACGACTACGAGTGGGATGGTATCCTGCATCGTATCTACCAGAAATAG